Proteins found in one Sporosarcina sp. FSL K6-3457 genomic segment:
- a CDS encoding carbohydrate ABC transporter permease has product MSTDKNQLTYWEKFQTKYLIKSKIGKIFVYIVLSIWAISTIFPLVWVLLNSFKQSRDIITNTFSFPADPTLQNYINAFSTINIGKSYVNSLIISGSVVLLVLFFGGLASFVMARMSFRLRGVMQTALIASLLIPAFATIVPVYRMMIDLGFVNTYLGLIIPQTAGNLPFAILVISGYMATIPRELEEASVIDGCNRWTMFLKVFLPVSLPIFGTVATFVFLWSYNDLFSSLIFVEHESVRPIVVLLSQVSSQYGTDYGLMTAAITMTVIPVVIFYLFAQKTFEKGATAGSVKG; this is encoded by the coding sequence TTGAGTACTGATAAAAATCAACTTACTTATTGGGAGAAATTCCAAACTAAGTATTTAATCAAGTCGAAAATCGGGAAGATATTTGTTTATATCGTTTTATCCATTTGGGCTATATCAACAATATTTCCCCTCGTATGGGTATTGCTTAATTCATTTAAACAATCTCGAGATATTATTACCAATACATTTAGTTTTCCGGCGGACCCAACCCTGCAAAACTACATAAATGCATTTAGTACGATTAATATCGGTAAAAGTTATGTAAATAGTTTAATCATCTCAGGCTCGGTAGTTCTGCTCGTTCTTTTCTTTGGCGGATTAGCTTCTTTCGTTATGGCTAGGATGAGTTTCAGACTAAGGGGCGTTATGCAAACGGCTCTGATTGCTTCTTTGCTGATTCCGGCCTTTGCAACGATTGTCCCAGTCTATCGAATGATGATCGATCTGGGGTTTGTTAATACTTATTTAGGGTTGATTATTCCACAGACGGCTGGAAATTTACCTTTTGCTATTCTGGTCATCAGTGGCTATATGGCGACGATTCCTCGTGAACTGGAAGAGGCATCTGTCATTGATGGCTGTAACCGTTGGACAATGTTTCTCAAAGTTTTCCTTCCAGTATCCCTTCCTATTTTTGGAACGGTGGCAACTTTTGTTTTCCTATGGTCGTACAATGACCTTTTCTCGTCCCTTATTTTTGTCGAACATGAAAGCGTTCGACCTATTGTTGTGTTGTTGTCTCAAGTAAGTTCACAGTATGGAACGGATTATGGATTAATGACTGCGGCGATTACGATGACGGTTATTCCGGTAGTCATATTCTACTTGTTTGCTCAAAAAACATTTGAAAAGGGAGCAACGGCAGGCTCGGTAAAAGGATAA
- a CDS encoding lactonase family protein encodes MTKQYDVFISCYGSEEEELIHWFTFDAHNGELDKVGSTSGVKNPSFVTLNTSFNRLYAVSEVEKGETVSYEVDFLNTSLTEINRQSVHGNSPCYSEVKDGRFLFTTNYGQGNVTVQPLNGAGAIEGASDIQDYTEVAASLGVDSHPHAIRNIPGTNRYIVTDLGLNRLNVYEFDEDQAKLVFVEEILTGDRTGPRHISFHPTLSRVYVINELDSSILTYSYNEDGGSLRQIQKVKTIPDDYEGTNYCADIHVAPSGLFLYASNRGHHSIASFVISADGMLQPLENAPSGGEWPRSFAIVPDGKFLLVANEHTNQVNVMSIHEDGILSDTGKSYAVDRPVCVKIIARES; translated from the coding sequence TTGACGAAACAATATGATGTTTTCATAAGTTGCTATGGTAGCGAAGAAGAGGAGCTTATTCACTGGTTTACCTTTGACGCTCACAATGGCGAGTTAGACAAGGTGGGCTCAACCTCGGGCGTTAAAAATCCATCGTTTGTCACCTTGAATACTTCTTTTAACCGACTGTATGCAGTAAGTGAAGTGGAAAAAGGAGAAACAGTAAGTTATGAAGTCGACTTTTTGAATACGAGTCTGACTGAAATAAACCGGCAGTCTGTTCATGGAAATAGTCCTTGTTACAGTGAGGTAAAGGATGGCAGGTTTTTATTTACCACAAATTACGGGCAAGGAAATGTGACTGTTCAGCCATTAAATGGAGCAGGTGCTATTGAGGGTGCGTCCGATATCCAGGACTACACAGAGGTGGCGGCTTCGCTTGGCGTTGACTCGCATCCTCATGCAATTAGAAATATACCAGGCACAAATCGGTATATCGTGACTGATTTAGGGTTGAATCGTTTAAACGTCTATGAATTTGATGAAGACCAAGCAAAGTTGGTTTTTGTGGAGGAAATTTTGACAGGAGATCGAACAGGTCCTCGTCATATATCCTTCCACCCGACACTGTCAAGAGTCTATGTCATAAATGAACTGGATTCCTCTATTTTGACCTACTCATACAATGAGGATGGGGGAAGCTTGAGGCAGATTCAGAAAGTGAAAACCATTCCCGATGATTACGAGGGGACAAATTATTGTGCGGACATTCATGTAGCCCCATCGGGTTTGTTTCTCTATGCATCAAACCGCGGGCATCACTCAATTGCCTCATTTGTTATTTCCGCTGACGGGATGCTGCAACCATTAGAAAATGCTCCGTCTGGAGGAGAGTGGCCTCGAAGCTTTGCGATTGTACCAGATGGTAAGTTTCTATTGGTGGCAAATGAGCATACGAATCAGGTCAATGTCATGAGCATCCACGAGGATGGTATATTGAGTGATACAGGGAAGTCTTATGCTGTTGATCGGCCTGTATGTGTGAAAATTATTGCTAGAGAAAGTTAA
- a CDS encoding beta-N-acetylhexosaminidase — protein sequence MLDIRLVGDTSELMDGIGELKGILNFTISDSGIPLTIEQQEGSNLRIIFKDGQGKIIYNQKVHFFRAFGLYIEQMQEGKIEFDLVESPQFSTVGPMFDLSRNAVMKMSAFKDMIRRLAVMGFNSAMLYMEDTFEIDNEPYFGYMRGRYSQDELKALDDYADFYGIELIPCIQTLAHLEEFLKWSAASRYKDTRGALLLESEETYLFIENMISSASKPFRSKKIHIGMDEAEEVGRGIYLNKNGHKPRFELMATHLQRVLDIVEKNGLEAMMWSDMFLKLANSSGDHYSKETEIPDYIIEMTPKDVQLMYWQYNATDKDHYTKILKKHKTFGRMPAFAGGIWVWNTFATNYGLSLAASEAALAACKEEGVQDVFVTLWGDDGYENNFYSSLLGLQFYAEHAYSKEVDREKLAKRAKFCTGIEAGAYMLLSKLDTPPGVEPDNKEQTNPSKFLLWQDVLLGLFDKHVEGLDMKPYYEELEKEISETRDATADFDFIFEVPEKLSAVLALKAGVGVKLKQAYDDNDIDLLQRIATDELPEIMGRAKALRDAHRTQWFAVNKPFGWEIIDIRYGGLFNRLDTAIERINDYVEKKIDSIEELEQERLYYSPGIDNSTGLGWCSYYYRMASPNVFFHVLPIY from the coding sequence GTGTTGGATATTCGATTAGTTGGAGATACTTCAGAACTGATGGACGGGATAGGGGAACTGAAAGGAATCTTGAACTTCACTATTTCTGATAGTGGTATTCCGTTAACAATCGAACAACAGGAGGGAAGTAATCTCCGTATTATCTTCAAGGACGGTCAAGGGAAAATTATTTACAACCAAAAAGTTCATTTTTTCAGGGCATTTGGTTTATATATCGAGCAGATGCAGGAAGGCAAGATTGAGTTTGATTTGGTAGAGAGTCCACAATTTTCTACGGTCGGCCCGATGTTTGATCTCTCCAGAAATGCAGTCATGAAAATGTCTGCTTTTAAAGATATGATTCGTAGATTGGCGGTGATGGGATTTAACTCCGCTATGCTCTATATGGAGGATACATTCGAAATCGATAATGAACCTTATTTTGGCTATATGAGAGGTAGGTATAGCCAAGATGAGTTAAAGGCGCTAGATGATTATGCCGACTTTTACGGCATTGAGTTAATTCCATGTATCCAGACTTTAGCCCATTTGGAGGAGTTTCTAAAGTGGAGTGCGGCATCCCGTTATAAGGATACAAGGGGTGCCTTGCTGTTGGAAAGTGAAGAGACTTATTTATTTATTGAAAATATGATCAGCTCTGCGTCTAAGCCTTTCCGTAGTAAGAAGATTCATATCGGAATGGATGAGGCGGAGGAAGTAGGACGTGGAATCTATTTAAACAAGAATGGTCATAAGCCCCGATTTGAATTGATGGCGACTCACCTGCAAAGAGTACTGGATATCGTCGAAAAGAATGGGCTCGAAGCGATGATGTGGAGTGATATGTTCCTTAAACTTGCTAATTCTTCGGGAGATCACTATAGCAAAGAAACGGAAATACCAGATTATATTATTGAAATGACGCCTAAAGATGTCCAGTTGATGTATTGGCAGTATAATGCGACGGACAAAGACCATTATACAAAAATACTAAAGAAGCATAAAACGTTTGGGCGGATGCCAGCCTTTGCAGGTGGTATCTGGGTCTGGAACACTTTTGCAACAAATTATGGATTGTCTTTGGCGGCAAGTGAAGCAGCACTTGCTGCTTGTAAAGAAGAGGGAGTTCAAGATGTATTTGTTACGCTTTGGGGAGATGACGGTTATGAAAATAACTTTTATTCCTCATTATTAGGGTTGCAATTTTATGCTGAACACGCCTATTCTAAAGAGGTTGATCGTGAAAAATTGGCGAAACGTGCAAAGTTTTGCACGGGTATCGAGGCGGGGGCTTATATGCTGTTAAGCAAGTTGGACACACCTCCAGGCGTAGAACCTGACAATAAGGAACAGACGAATCCTTCGAAATTTCTTCTTTGGCAAGATGTCTTATTAGGACTTTTCGACAAGCATGTTGAAGGGCTGGACATGAAGCCATATTATGAAGAGTTGGAGAAGGAGATTAGTGAAACCAGAGATGCGACGGCAGATTTTGACTTTATTTTTGAGGTGCCTGAAAAACTGTCTGCTGTGCTGGCGCTTAAAGCAGGTGTTGGGGTGAAGCTGAAGCAGGCTTATGATGATAACGATATAGATCTGCTTCAACGAATTGCTACCGATGAATTGCCGGAAATTATGGGAAGAGCCAAAGCGCTTCGGGATGCTCATCGTACGCAGTGGTTTGCAGTCAATAAACCGTTTGGTTGGGAGATTATTGATATTCGGTATGGTGGGCTATTCAACCGACTTGATACAGCGATTGAACGAATAAATGACTATGTGGAGAAGAAAATTGATAGCATTGAAGAGCTTGAGCAGGAACGACTATATTATTCCCCGGGAATAGACAATTCGACTGGATTAGGCTGGTGCAGTTATTATTATCGAATGGCCTCTCCGAATGTGTTTTTTCATGTGCTTCCGATTTATTGA
- a CDS encoding carbohydrate ABC transporter permease, whose product MKNMKGDKLFIILFLAPAVLITSVFLYFPFFENFFQSFYKTDGFFNSTFVGLDNYKRLLADEIAKKATLNSLQLMLYVAIFQVGIALLLAVMVDSIKVGAGFFRTTFFFPVVISGAAIGLLFTLIYNYRNGLLNEILVSLGFERVLWLTEQSSLYMVAIPTVWSYVGFYFVIFLTAIGKIPQDFYEAAQLEGVTGFQKLTKITIPLIVGDIKVCLVLAITGALKIFELVFIITRGGPARSSEVLGTYMYQKAFVDANVGYGATLAVLMVVIGLTLALVTNKLMKSEDITY is encoded by the coding sequence ATGAAAAATATGAAAGGCGATAAGCTATTCATCATATTATTTTTAGCCCCAGCGGTGCTGATCACCTCAGTTTTTCTCTATTTTCCTTTTTTCGAAAACTTTTTTCAAAGTTTTTATAAAACGGACGGCTTTTTTAATTCGACCTTTGTCGGATTAGATAATTACAAAAGACTTCTTGCCGATGAAATCGCCAAAAAAGCGACACTGAACTCACTCCAGCTGATGTTATATGTAGCTATCTTCCAAGTTGGTATCGCGTTGCTGTTAGCAGTTATGGTAGATTCGATTAAAGTCGGAGCCGGATTTTTTAGAACGACTTTCTTTTTCCCAGTTGTTATTTCAGGCGCAGCTATCGGTTTACTGTTTACCTTAATTTACAATTACAGAAATGGGCTTTTGAATGAAATCCTAGTGAGTCTTGGCTTTGAGCGTGTATTATGGCTGACAGAACAGTCATCGCTCTACATGGTTGCGATTCCAACAGTTTGGAGTTATGTCGGGTTTTACTTTGTTATTTTCCTGACTGCAATCGGGAAAATCCCACAAGACTTTTATGAGGCTGCACAGCTTGAGGGAGTAACAGGATTCCAAAAGTTAACTAAAATAACGATTCCACTTATTGTTGGCGATATTAAAGTTTGTTTAGTATTAGCCATTACGGGTGCATTAAAGATCTTTGAGCTTGTATTTATCATTACAAGGGGCGGTCCGGCCAGATCTTCAGAGGTGCTTGGGACATATATGTATCAAAAAGCGTTTGTGGATGCAAATGTGGGCTATGGTGCGACACTTGCTGTTTTAATGGTAGTAATTGGTCTGACATTGGCACTTGTTACGAACAAACTCATGAAATCTGAAGATATCACATACTAA
- the rplM gene encoding 50S ribosomal protein L13 yields the protein MRTTFMAKGHEVERKWLVVDAEGQTLGRLASEVASLLRGKHKPTFTPHVDTGDHVIIINAEKIELTGNKLKDKLYHRHSGYTGSLKSRTALEMRTNYPTKMLELAIKGMLPKGPLGRQTFKKLNVYAGAEHPHAAQKPEAYELRG from the coding sequence ATGCGTACAACATTCATGGCTAAAGGTCACGAAGTAGAGCGTAAATGGCTCGTTGTCGACGCTGAAGGACAGACGCTTGGTCGTCTTGCTTCTGAAGTTGCATCACTTTTGCGCGGCAAGCATAAACCTACGTTCACACCACACGTTGACACAGGTGATCACGTGATCATCATCAATGCTGAGAAAATCGAACTAACAGGTAACAAATTGAAAGACAAATTGTATCACCGTCACTCAGGTTACACTGGTAGCCTTAAATCACGTACAGCGCTAGAAATGCGCACGAACTACCCAACAAAAATGCTTGAATTGGCTATCAAAGGAATGCTTCCAAAAGGTCCTTTAGGTCGTCAAACATTCAAGAAATTGAACGTATACGCTGGAGCGGAGCATCCGCACGCAGCACAAAAACCGGAAGCATATGAGCTTCGCGGATAA
- the truA gene encoding tRNA pseudouridine(38-40) synthase TruA, translated as MTRVKAVVSYDGTNFAGYQSQPGMRTVQSEIDKALVKIHKTIPVHSVASGRTDAGVHANGQVIHFDTSLALPLDRWQMALNVLLPTDIRIVSAEYVDEDFHARYSAKGKTYSYRWSYSNVHSPFERNFSVHLGNLRPDVERMQEAARYLIGTHDFTSYCSAKTATSNKVRTVRQLTCEKQGDYLVMTIEGDGFLYNMVRTIAGMLLAVGRGWNSPEDVKRILELCDRNEAGKTAPAHGLYLESVTYGS; from the coding sequence ATGACACGTGTAAAAGCAGTCGTATCGTATGATGGGACAAATTTTGCAGGCTATCAGTCTCAACCAGGCATGCGGACCGTGCAATCTGAAATCGATAAGGCTTTGGTAAAGATTCATAAAACAATCCCTGTGCATTCGGTGGCGAGTGGACGAACGGATGCAGGCGTTCATGCTAATGGACAAGTTATTCATTTTGACACATCACTCGCTCTTCCATTGGATCGTTGGCAGATGGCGTTGAATGTTTTATTGCCCACGGATATAAGAATTGTCAGTGCTGAATATGTCGATGAGGATTTCCATGCGCGTTATTCAGCAAAGGGCAAGACTTATAGCTATCGATGGTCTTATAGTAATGTGCATAGCCCATTTGAGCGAAATTTTTCGGTTCATCTCGGAAATTTACGACCTGATGTGGAGCGCATGCAGGAAGCGGCAAGGTATTTGATCGGCACACATGATTTCACGAGTTATTGTTCAGCTAAAACAGCTACGTCCAATAAAGTGCGGACAGTTCGACAACTAACCTGTGAAAAACAAGGAGACTATCTTGTCATGACGATTGAAGGTGATGGCTTCTTGTACAATATGGTGCGGACCATTGCAGGGATGCTTTTGGCGGTTGGAAGAGGCTGGAATAGTCCAGAAGACGTCAAGCGTATTCTCGAGTTATGTGATCGTAATGAGGCTGGTAAAACCGCACCGGCACACGGTTTGTATTTGGAAAGTGTGACCTATGGAAGCTGA
- a CDS encoding energy-coupling factor transporter transmembrane component T family protein, with protein MLEKMIFGRFIPGTSFVHKLDPRSKLAFVFLFIVTVFLANNTLTYGLLLGFTLLVIFSSRIRLYFLINGLKPILILIIFTFLMHIFFTREGALLLDWKFIKIYEEGLRQGIFISIRFLVLVLMTSILTLTTSPISITDGLEDLLGPFKRFKLPVHELALMMSISLRFIPTLMDETDKILKAQLARGSDISTGSIKQRINAVIPLLVPLFVSAFKRAEDLAVAMEVRGYRGGEGRTRYRQLKWHWRDTLIMALFVVLVVILLLARG; from the coding sequence ATGTTGGAGAAAATGATTTTTGGCCGCTTCATACCAGGAACATCGTTTGTTCATAAGCTGGACCCACGTTCGAAGCTTGCTTTTGTTTTTTTATTCATCGTTACGGTATTTTTGGCAAATAATACGTTGACATATGGATTACTACTAGGATTTACGTTACTCGTTATTTTCAGTTCACGGATCCGTTTGTATTTCTTAATTAATGGATTGAAGCCGATTCTTATCTTAATTATTTTCACATTTTTGATGCATATCTTTTTCACAAGAGAAGGTGCATTGTTACTGGATTGGAAGTTCATTAAAATTTATGAAGAAGGATTGAGGCAAGGGATTTTCATCTCTATTCGCTTCCTTGTTCTTGTGTTAATGACGTCTATACTTACATTGACAACTTCTCCGATTTCCATTACGGACGGGCTAGAAGATTTGTTGGGGCCGTTTAAGCGTTTTAAATTGCCTGTTCATGAGCTGGCGTTGATGATGTCGATTTCTTTGCGCTTCATCCCTACGTTGATGGATGAGACAGATAAGATTTTGAAAGCACAGCTGGCAAGAGGCTCGGATATTAGTACGGGTTCTATCAAGCAGCGTATTAATGCGGTAATTCCACTGCTTGTTCCTCTATTCGTTAGCGCATTTAAACGTGCTGAAGACCTTGCTGTCGCCATGGAGGTTCGTGGCTATCGTGGAGGAGAGGGTAGGACGAGGTACCGACAGTTGAAGTGGCATTGGCGCGATACGTTGATTATGGCATTGTTCGTTGTTCTTGTCGTCATTCTCTTGCTGGCGAGAGGTTAG
- a CDS encoding energy-coupling factor ABC transporter ATP-binding protein encodes MDISLQQVGYLYGKDTPFEKRALQGVDATIRSGSYSAIIGHTGSGKSTLLMHLNGLLKPSEGVVQIGDTLISAGTKAKGLKDVRRHVGIVFQFPEHQLFEETVEKDIMFGPMNFGVPEEEARRRAHELIELLGLPPEVAQKSPFDLSGGQMRRVAIAGVLAFKPSVLVLDEPTAGLDPRGRQEIMELFHRLHVEEKLTMILVTHSMEDAARYADNIIVMHDGRSVLSGTPQEVFGDEEKLKSFRLGLPRSVKFQRDIEKMIGRPLPTLALTEEQLAQTIVQATREEGGR; translated from the coding sequence ATGGACATCTCACTTCAGCAAGTAGGCTATTTGTATGGCAAAGATACGCCGTTTGAGAAAAGAGCGTTGCAAGGTGTGGACGCCACAATCCGTTCCGGCTCTTATTCAGCGATTATTGGGCATACAGGTTCGGGGAAATCAACATTACTGATGCATTTGAACGGTTTGCTTAAGCCAAGTGAGGGTGTTGTGCAGATTGGAGACACGCTGATTTCTGCAGGCACGAAGGCGAAGGGATTGAAGGATGTCCGACGCCATGTGGGGATTGTCTTCCAATTTCCGGAGCATCAGCTGTTTGAGGAAACGGTAGAAAAAGATATTATGTTTGGCCCGATGAACTTTGGTGTACCAGAGGAAGAGGCACGGAGACGGGCCCATGAATTGATAGAGCTGCTAGGACTACCGCCAGAGGTTGCTCAAAAATCACCTTTCGATCTATCGGGTGGACAGATGCGTCGTGTGGCTATTGCAGGCGTATTGGCGTTTAAACCGTCTGTGCTAGTCTTGGATGAGCCGACTGCCGGACTTGATCCGAGAGGGCGACAAGAAATCATGGAGCTATTCCATCGCTTGCATGTCGAAGAGAAATTAACGATGATCCTTGTGACGCATAGTATGGAGGATGCTGCACGTTATGCGGACAATATTATTGTCATGCATGATGGGCGTTCTGTGCTATCTGGTACGCCGCAGGAAGTGTTTGGTGATGAAGAGAAGCTAAAGTCCTTCAGGCTAGGTTTACCACGTTCTGTGAAGTTTCAGCGTGATATCGAGAAGATGATTGGTCGTCCCTTGCCAACACTGGCATTAACGGAAGAACAGCTGGCGCAGACAATTGTACAAGCCACACGAGAAGAAGGTGGCCGCTAA
- the rpsI gene encoding 30S ribosomal protein S9 gives MAQVQYLGTGRRKSSVARVRLVPGDGKIIINNRDAEDYVPFETLREIIKQPLVATETLGSYDILVNVHGGGYTGQAGAIRHGVARALLNVDPDFRPTLKSAGLLTRDARMKERKKPGLKGARRAPQFSKR, from the coding sequence TTGGCACAAGTACAATATCTCGGCACTGGCCGTCGTAAAAGTTCAGTAGCTCGTGTTCGTTTGGTTCCTGGAGATGGTAAAATTATCATCAACAACCGCGACGCAGAAGACTACGTACCATTTGAAACACTTCGTGAAATCATTAAGCAACCATTAGTAGCAACAGAAACTCTTGGAAGCTATGATATCCTTGTAAACGTCCACGGTGGCGGATACACAGGACAAGCAGGCGCAATTCGTCACGGCGTTGCACGTGCACTTCTAAACGTAGATCCTGATTTCCGTCCAACGTTGAAATCAGCAGGACTACTTACGCGTGATGCAAGAATGAAAGAGCGTAAAAAACCAGGTCTTAAAGGCGCACGTCGTGCACCACAGTTCTCAAAACGTTAA
- a CDS encoding energy-coupling factor ABC transporter ATP-binding protein: protein MKEILSIDHVSYSYPLEEEEVKKAIDDVSFTVQDGEWIAIVGHNGSGKSTLAKLMIGLLFPDEGNVNVFIEKLTEENIWDIRSQMGIVFQNPDNQFVGSTVQDDVAFALENNGVPFEEMTIRVHDSLAQVKMSDFLNHEPHHLSGGQKQRVAIAGALALQPRLLIMDEATSMLDPQGRDEVIRIVEELKRKTGLTVISITHDLEEALLADRIIVMNKGQVLTVGTPEQIFARGDELEEIGLDLPFALKVSNLLREFGLEFVGEHMTEEELVNELWTSHFSK, encoded by the coding sequence ATGAAGGAAATCTTGTCGATAGATCATGTGAGCTATTCTTATCCATTGGAAGAGGAGGAAGTTAAGAAGGCAATCGATGACGTATCGTTCACAGTACAAGATGGTGAATGGATTGCGATTGTTGGTCATAATGGTTCCGGCAAATCAACACTTGCGAAATTGATGATTGGACTATTGTTCCCAGATGAAGGGAATGTTAATGTGTTCATTGAGAAGCTGACAGAAGAAAATATCTGGGACATTCGATCGCAAATGGGGATTGTTTTCCAAAATCCAGACAATCAGTTTGTTGGTTCGACAGTCCAAGATGATGTGGCGTTTGCCTTGGAGAATAATGGAGTTCCTTTTGAAGAAATGACGATACGAGTTCATGATTCACTCGCGCAGGTGAAGATGAGTGATTTTCTTAATCATGAGCCGCACCATTTATCAGGCGGACAGAAGCAGCGTGTTGCAATTGCAGGTGCGCTGGCACTTCAACCACGTTTGTTGATTATGGATGAGGCGACTTCCATGCTGGATCCGCAAGGACGTGATGAAGTTATTCGGATAGTGGAGGAACTGAAGCGCAAGACAGGGCTTACCGTAATCTCCATTACACATGATTTAGAAGAAGCGTTACTAGCAGATCGCATTATCGTGATGAATAAAGGACAAGTGTTAACGGTTGGAACGCCTGAGCAAATATTTGCTCGGGGAGATGAACTAGAGGAGATTGGGTTGGACCTACCTTTTGCCTTGAAAGTATCTAATTTGTTACGGGAATTTGGTCTAGAATTTGTTGGTGAACATATGACGGAAGAAGAGTTGGTGAATGAATTATGGACATCTCACTTCAGCAAGTAG
- a CDS encoding ABC transporter substrate-binding protein — MRRGFKKLGLLSLFMAMLLVVLAACGTDTTEPEKTSSDTETPKESDSKVEETAGEVTNASIKVVTTMAGTDPAGAVFEELLKEFQAANEGIKVTNESQSADAGTIRTKINTDFTSDNEPELMFYFNTVDAEGIIKEGKVIDLENAEGVDLSGYNSMLEQQRNADGKIYAAPQTGFYEALFVNEKLFADYGIELPTTWELYEKAIEEFAKTDIIPVAVSTEDSYYLVEHYALAAGGMENYRAELADKNAAWAEGLDLIGQHAKMGAFPMDAATIDLSIAASLFQQEQAAMLFEGSWAWGSIKEAGIGENVTVLPMPIKSGGVTGELVGGASQGWFISTKAYNDDTKRDATVRLFNFLTSEESILRLAGATGQIPAKGELTDIDPRLAVGHKLIADAPAIDAPINDRINPESFTHMRTSVPEVVSGAKTGAQVLDEAAAME, encoded by the coding sequence ATGAGAAGAGGATTCAAAAAGTTAGGTTTACTATCTTTGTTTATGGCGATGTTACTTGTTGTTCTGGCGGCATGTGGCACGGACACAACAGAACCGGAAAAAACGTCAAGTGATACTGAGACACCAAAAGAAAGCGATTCCAAAGTCGAAGAGACTGCCGGAGAAGTAACTAATGCAAGTATTAAAGTTGTTACAACGATGGCAGGTACTGACCCGGCAGGTGCGGTATTTGAGGAATTGCTAAAGGAATTCCAAGCTGCGAATGAGGGGATAAAAGTTACAAACGAATCACAATCAGCTGATGCAGGAACAATCCGTACGAAAATCAATACAGATTTCACTTCTGATAACGAGCCGGAATTAATGTTTTACTTCAACACTGTAGATGCTGAAGGCATTATTAAAGAAGGAAAAGTTATTGATTTGGAAAATGCTGAAGGCGTTGATCTTTCAGGTTATAATTCGATGTTAGAGCAACAAAGAAATGCAGACGGAAAAATCTATGCTGCACCACAAACTGGCTTCTATGAAGCACTCTTTGTAAATGAAAAACTATTTGCAGATTACGGTATTGAACTGCCGACAACTTGGGAATTGTATGAAAAAGCCATCGAGGAGTTTGCGAAAACAGATATAATTCCTGTTGCAGTCTCTACGGAGGATTCTTACTATCTAGTTGAACACTATGCTTTGGCAGCAGGTGGTATGGAGAATTATCGCGCAGAACTAGCTGATAAAAATGCAGCGTGGGCAGAAGGTTTAGATTTAATTGGGCAACACGCAAAAATGGGTGCATTTCCTATGGATGCAGCAACGATCGACCTTTCAATTGCTGCAAGCCTATTCCAGCAAGAACAAGCAGCTATGTTGTTTGAAGGTTCATGGGCATGGGGCAGTATTAAAGAAGCTGGTATTGGAGAAAACGTAACAGTGTTACCAATGCCGATTAAAAGCGGTGGCGTAACTGGCGAGCTAGTTGGTGGGGCTTCGCAAGGTTGGTTTATCAGTACAAAAGCATACAATGATGATACAAAACGCGATGCAACTGTACGATTGTTCAATTTCTTGACTTCTGAAGAAAGTATCTTACGACTAGCAGGGGCAACTGGACAAATTCCTGCAAAAGGTGAGCTGACAGATATCGATCCAAGACTTGCAGTTGGCCATAAATTGATTGCAGATGCACCAGCTATTGACGCACCAATCAATGACCGCATTAATCCAGAGTCATTTACGCATATGAGAACGAGTGTACCGGAAGTTGTTAGTGGAGCTAAAACGGGTGCACAAGTATTGGATGAAGCAGCTGCAATGGAATAA